In Cyclobacteriaceae bacterium, the DNA window AAGATCGACCAACTGACCGTTTGCTGGTCCGGCACCGTCAGGGTCAGGCCATGTAAACGTAGTACCCGCTGGTAAATTTGCTGGCGTCAGTAAAATTTCACGATTCACATTTTGTCCGCTACAAATAGTAACAACTTGTCCGGACACAAGGTTTGGAGCAGGTCGAACCGTGATAACCACCGGAGTCAATGCACCCGCGCAAGAAGCCGGTGCATTACTGGTTGGAGTAATGTTGTATGTAACAGTAATGTTATTACCAGTAACATTTGTAAGAACATCTGTAAGATGAAGTGTTCCAGCCGGATCAGCAGCTACTGCTGCACCCAAGTTACCTTGAATTGGTCCTGCTGACACTGTTGGAACAGGCCAGCTAAATCTGGTTCCTGCAGGTGTGTTGGCAGGAGTCATCAATACTTCAAGATTCACCGGATCACCGCTGCAAATTGTTTTAACCTGACCCGCAGTAATGACAGGAGCAGGATTCACTGTAAAGACAATGTCGACTGGTGCACCCGCACATGCAAAGGCACTGCTCGGTGTTACCGTATAAGTTACCGTAATCGGAGCACCAGTTAGGTTTGTTAAAGTCTGATTAATATGTTTTGTGCCTGCAGGATCCGCAAGTATAGTACCCGCTGCTCCCTGTGCTGGTCCTGCTGATACTACCGGAGCGGGCCATGTCAAAGTTGAGCCTGCGGGTGCATTAAGAGGGGACAGAAGAACTTCATAGTTAGTCGTTTGACCACTACAAATTGTTTTAACCTGACCCGCAGCAACAACCGGTTGAGGTCTAATAGTAATAGTAATATTTCGTGGAGTTCCAACACATCCCAAACTACTGGTTGGAGTAACAACATACGTAGCCGTAATATTGGCACCCGTTGTATTCGTTAATACATCCGTAATGTGCAACGTAGTTGCCGGGTCTGCAGCAACAGCAGTTCCAATAGATCCCTGGGCACCTCCTGCTGACATCGTTGGTAATGGCCATGAGAAGGTAGTACCAGCGGGAGTATTGGCAGGTGTAAGAAGTATTTCACGATTAACGGCCGCTCCACTACATATTGTTTTAGCTTGATTAGCCATTACAGGTACAGGTCTTACCGTAAATGCCAAGCTTGTATTATCCAATGTCTGACATCCTGCAGCACTTTGAATAGATACTAATTGAATCGTATGAGGCCCTACCGCATCTAATGTTACTTCTGAAAAAGTAGGTTGTGTCGCAACTGTTGGTGCACTCGTTGCAGTTGTTGTAAATGTTTTCGTAGGTCGTAAAACTCCATCCACTCTGTAGGTCAATATAAAACCTGCCGTGCTAGCGGAACCAGCATCAAGTGTAAAGACCAGCTTAGGATCGGTCGTGCCTGGAGAGCCCGCATTACAAGCTGCAGAAATATCCAACGTTGGACCTGTTGCAAATGTTGGCGCACTACCTCCTGAGGCAACAGTTCTGCTAGGACTAATAGCTGTTGCCGCGCAAACCGGTGAGTTACTATCACTCAACGCAGAAATTTTATAAGTCCCAGCCGTCGTAGGGCCTACGATAGTAAAAACATTGGTTGGCTCGACAATATTAATACTGGCTGGAATCGTCGCCCCATTAATAGTATACGTCAAAGTAAATGGTCCTGTTCCGGTTAAATTAAATACGATATCCGGTGCAGGATTTCCACTACAAACAGAACCACCTCCCGTTGCACTGGCAACTGTAGGCAAAGCATTAACCGTTACGCTTACTTCAGTGGTTGGTTGAGGTGCACAGACACCCGATGTTGCAATTCTTACATAATAAGTAGTTACTGCTAATACGGGTGGATCATATGTTGGATTAGTTGCACCAGCAATAGGATTATAGGGTCCACCACTTACTGTTGAGGAAGACCATTGATACGTGGGAGGCGTTCCATTGCCACCACTTCCAAGTGTTAAACTCGTGAATGCAGCAGGGTCAACACCCGCGCAAACAACCTGTGTATTGCCAATCGTACCAGGCACTACTGCCTGATCTACTGTTATACTTACCGCAGCGGTTGTTGCAAAGCCAGGACATGCACCTGTAGCAACACCAGAAGTTACCACTCGCTGATAATACGTAGTGGTGGTAATAGGACCCGGCTCATCGTATGTTATTGAAGTTGCACCTGTTATTGCAAAATACGGACCTGCCGGACCCGCCGTGCTGGACTGCCATTGATATGCGTACAAACCGCTACCCAATGTTGGTGATAAAGTATTTGTAAATGCAGCTGGATTGGCACCTGTACAAACGGTCTGTGAATTACCAATGGTACCCGCCGTAACAGCCTGTTCTATTACAAAGGTTACAATGTTACTTGCCTGAGATGCGCAAACTCCCGAACTCGCGATTCGTTGAAATTGAACCGGAGACATCGCTGCCGTCAGTACACCCGGATCATAGGTCAGTCCTGTGGCACCCCCTATATTAGTAAACACCCCTGCACCGTTCTTTTGTTGCCATTGATAAGCATAGAGCACACCATCTCCACCAGAGGCTGGAGTTGTACTTGTAAAGGCCGGAGGATCTTCACCTGTACACAAAGTAAGCGGAACAGCATGGGCTATAACACCAGGGACAACCTGTTTATGGATGGTAAAGGGTACAGTTGTTGGTAAGCTCTCGCATCCATTGACTAAAGTTCCTGTCAAAAAGAAATTTCTTGTAGTTGGAGCTCCCGGGCTTTTGTTCACAACTCCGGGAACACTCGCTTCTGTCACTGGATTAAAAGTGTTTGCCGTTACCTCTAAGTCTCCTGCTACGGCAAGCGGGAAAGTACTATACCATCTATAGGTTGTGTTTGCAGCGACAGCGGCTGATAGATTATAATTACCATCGGCCTGCCCTTCGCAAAAATTAGGAGGTGTTGGCGTGAATGTAGGAGCTGGCGGTGTCGTAACTATTTCAACAAAGTTCTCTACACTTTCAGCTAATGCCAAGGTCGCTGGGACTAGTGCGTTGTAAGCATTACAAACATCCCAGTATTCCAGCTTAACATAAAGCCGTTGGGTAACGACCTGAAGGGTCGGATCAGTTGTGGTGATAGTGGCCATGTAAGTAGCTGCCGTGCTTGTTAAAACCGGAGCATTAATAACGATTACACCATTACCATCAGCAGGGCCGGTATTCGTTGGAAAATATCCTGTGGGCGAAACTCTTGTTCCGGTAGCATTATTATTGGTTACTCTGATCGGTGGAATGACTCCAAAGATCGCTGAGGGTAGCGTGACAAATATGTCAGGAATATTTCCAACTCCACCATTATCGCGACTTCCGTATGTGATACGAATTGCTCTTCTTGCCTGATTAGGAACTCTGGCCTCAAAAGCTAAAGGACAGTTAATATTTGTATTGTCCGTGAAATTCATGTTAACGTTTGTCCCACGACACACCAGATTGGAATTGGCATTCGGCAATGGAGGTAAATTTAATGTACCTGTATTCTTATTATCTGTGTCATAGTTGGCAAAAAGTGTTGTTTTGGTAAGTCCTGGGCATAGAACACCTGCTGCAAAATTTAATGCTGGTGTAACAGAGGCTGTCCAGCCGCACGCGTTTGGAGCGGGTCCGGTAGTGCTATTAGGATAAGTATGGGTAGGACGTGACGTTACAATGATCGCAGGAAGACCTGATAAAGCTGTTGGATCAATAAATGTAGTTGATGCCGCTCCTGCTGCGTCCGATTGATATGAAGCCTCAGAAGTATTATTACCATCTCCCCAGCTAATATTGTGAAGAACGTTACCACCAGCGTAAGCATCACTATTCCTAACTCTTAAGCTAAGATAAAACTGATATTGAGTAAAGTCTTCAACTACTGGGACGCAAACCTTGGCAACTTTTGTTGGAATAAGCCCCTGTTGGAAAAAGGCAAGATCACTACAATCCCCTGTCCACGTGTTTTTTGAAGTAGCGAATGCAACCTGAGATAGCGCCGTGACACCACCAACGGTCAACGTGCTTCCCACATTCGTAAATCTCACCGTCAGTACCTGGGTCGGTAGCAAATAAGGAACACCGTTAAGCCCAGTCGCGTCAAAGGATACGGTTACATAATTAGCAGAGGGCACATTTCTGGTTGCACCTATTACAGTAACAGGAATATTATTTATCTGAACTTCCCATTGACCATTTGAAGTAGTTCCTCCTACCAGTCCAGTGAAAAGAACAGCAACGGAAGCCTGATCTTGAGTCTCATGGCGCGGGTCTGTAGTGGTTACTGATACTGCCTGCCCATAGGCAATCTGTCCAGACACGCTTAAAAACAAGAATAAACCAAAGAATAACCTAACTATAGAGTTCGAGGGGGCTTTCAACATAGGTGTCAGTAAAGTTATTTTACCCAAATCAGTCAGGTTTGAATACAGCCAGTTTAAAAAGTGTAACCACTATTCGGAAAACACGTTATGAGCAAACTTATTCATAAATCCTCAAAAATGAAATATTTCAGAATTGCGGTTTCTCCCTCTCTCAAATAATCTACCTTTGCGCCCATATTTTTTAGGCGCCCATGACCTCTTCAGCTAAGTATATATTCGTTACCGGTGGTGTAACCTCCTCCCTTGGAAAAGGAATCATCTCCGCATCTCTCGGAATGCTGCTTCAGGCAAGAGGATTTACCGTCACCATCCAGAAGTTTGACCCCTACATTAATATAGACCCGGGTACTCTCAATCCTTATGAGCATGGAGAATGCTACGTAACGGAAGACGGGGCCGAAACGGACCTTGATTTGGGCCATTATGAGCGTTTTCTAAACATTCGCACTTCAAAATCCAATAATATTACCACCGGTCGCATCTATAATAATGTGATCACCAAAGAACGAAAGGGAGAATTCCTCGGAAAGACTGTTCAGGTCATTCCTCACATTACCGATGAGATCAAGCGTAACATCTATTTATTAGGTGAAAGCGGTCAGTACGACTTTATCATTACCGAGATCGGCGGTTCAGTAGGTGATATCGAATCTCTTCCTTTTGTGGAAGCCGTTCGTCAGGTTCGCTGGGAACTGGGATCCAATCACTCCCTGGTCATTCACCTGACACTCATCCCCTATTTAAAGGCGGCGAAAGAACTTAAGACAAAACCAACACAACATTCCGTTAAGAAACTTCTGGAAGAAGGTGTTCAGCCCGATATTCTCGTTTGCCGTACCGAATACCCATTGCCGATGGACATCCGCAAAAAGGTGGGATTGTTCTGCAACGTGCAGTTGAACTCGGTCATCGAAGCCATGGATGCTGATACCATCTATGACGTTCCTCTATTAATGAGAAAGGAAAAGCTCGATGAGCGTGTGCTTTCAAAACTCAAGCTCACTGCCAAGAACGAACCCGATCTCGAACAATGGAAAACATTCCTCGGCAAGCTGAAAAATCCAACCGATGAGATCAGCCTCGGTCTGGTTGGAAAATATGTTTCACTGCCTGATGCTTATAAATCTATTGCTGAAGCTTTCATCCATGCAGGTGCTGAGAATGACTGCAAGGTCAATTTGAAATGGATCTCTTCAGAAGAAATTACTAAAGAAACAGTTGGTGATGTACTCGGTGGCCTCCACGGTGTGCTCGTTGCCCCTGGTTTTGGAGAACGTGGCCTGGAAGGAAAGATAGAAGCCATACGCTATGTGCGTGAGAATAAGATCCCATTCCTGGGTATTTGCCTTGGAATGCAGTGCGCTGTAGTAGAATTCAGTCGTCACGTGCTGGGTTTGGATGCCAGCTCAACAGAGCTTGATCCGAAAACCAAATATCCGGTGATCGACATGATGGAAGAACAGAAGAAGATCACCATGAAGGGTGGAACGATGCGCTTGGGTTCTTATGATTGCAAGATCAAGAAAGGATCAAAGGCAGCATCCATCTATGGAGAGACTATGATCAAGGAACGTCATCGCCATCGCTATGAGTTCAACAATAAATATCTTGAGCAGATTGAAGAAGGTGGTTTGAAAGCTACTGGTGTAAATCCTGATTCAGGACTTGTTGAGATCGTTGAGTTGAAAGACCATCCATGGTTTGTCGGTGTGCAATTCCATCCTGAGCTGAAAAGC includes these proteins:
- a CDS encoding CTP synthase; the protein is MTSSAKYIFVTGGVTSSLGKGIISASLGMLLQARGFTVTIQKFDPYINIDPGTLNPYEHGECYVTEDGAETDLDLGHYERFLNIRTSKSNNITTGRIYNNVITKERKGEFLGKTVQVIPHITDEIKRNIYLLGESGQYDFIITEIGGSVGDIESLPFVEAVRQVRWELGSNHSLVIHLTLIPYLKAAKELKTKPTQHSVKKLLEEGVQPDILVCRTEYPLPMDIRKKVGLFCNVQLNSVIEAMDADTIYDVPLLMRKEKLDERVLSKLKLTAKNEPDLEQWKTFLGKLKNPTDEISLGLVGKYVSLPDAYKSIAEAFIHAGAENDCKVNLKWISSEEITKETVGDVLGGLHGVLVAPGFGERGLEGKIEAIRYVRENKIPFLGICLGMQCAVVEFSRHVLGLDASSTELDPKTKYPVIDMMEEQKKITMKGGTMRLGSYDCKIKKGSKAASIYGETMIKERHRHRYEFNNKYLEQIEEGGLKATGVNPDSGLVEIVELKDHPWFVGVQFHPELKSTVLNPHPLFVKFIGAALNHKKLDS